One window from the genome of Bacillus alveayuensis encodes:
- a CDS encoding CRISPR-associated protein Cas2 (product_source=KO:K09951; cath_funfam=3.30.70.240; cog=COG1343; ko=KO:K09951; pfam=PF09827; superfamily=143430; tigrfam=TIGR01573): protein MLVLITYDVSTVSIAGQKRLRKVSKVCQNYGQRVQNSVFECIVDSAQFTALKFELESIIDKNQDSLRFYQLGNNYKTKVEHIGVKESINIEDPLIF from the coding sequence TTGTTAGTTTTAATAACTTATGATGTAAGCACTGTGAGTATTGCAGGACAAAAAAGGCTTAGGAAAGTTTCAAAAGTGTGCCAAAATTATGGACAACGAGTACAAAATTCAGTCTTTGAATGCATTGTAGATTCTGCTCAATTTACAGCATTAAAATTCGAACTTGAGAGTATTATTGATAAAAATCAAGATAGTCTCAGATTCTATCAATTAGGCAATAATTATAAGACTAAGGTAGAACATATAGGAGTGAAAGAATCGATTAATATTGAAGATCCATTAATTTTTTAG